Genomic window (Cucumis sativus cultivar 9930 chromosome 2, Cucumber_9930_V3, whole genome shotgun sequence):
actttcCATTGGAGATAAAGTGAACTGAGAGAGAACtacacaaaaaaaacttatatacattcttttaaatttcacaAAGCAAATGTATGACTTTGTTTAGGCATCACTTAAACGAACATTCCTAGAACTAAAACAACGGTTTGAATCTTACGTTTTAGAGGTCGAGTCCACCTAAACTCATTTGTTGATCAATTTTTCTCTAAGCGGCCGTTGATCAATTTGCCGGCACCGAACGGTTACAACGCGTCGGCGTTATTACAGTTATCATATTGATCGCAGAATTTTCAGGTTTAGACGATGTCCGAAGAAGAGAAACAAGTGAAACCGTATTCCGAGGCGTCAACGACTTCCTCGGTTGAAATTCAGAATTGGATAGAGtaatcgatttttttttctttctattttttgggaatttctcatttgaatttaccttaaaattttcctttactTCTCAGAGCGCAAGATTTGCTGAAGAAGAAACTGATCAAAGAAGATGATTTGGAAGGGAACGGGGATGATTTGAAGTACGTCGGCGGCGTTGATATAAGCTTCTTAAAGGAAGATTCGTCAGTTGCGTGTGGTACGCTCGTGGTTATGGATCTTCAAACTCTTCAAGTTGTCTATGATGATTTCTCTCTTGCTACTGTTCAAGTTCCTTATGTCCCTGGCTTTCTCGCATTTAGAGAGGTTTCTTTTCcctcatttgttatttttgcctattattagtttattcTTGATATCTTTTTTGAAATCCTGTGGCACAAGCGGTTTACTCTTGGTAATTCGATACATTTTGTTGCTTTGGTTCTTCAGGCCCCAGTTCTCTTGGAGCTTTTGGAAAGGATGAAAAAGAGAGCTCCTCTTTTGTATCCACAGGTGAATATTTAGTTGCCTGGGCTGACTTTTTTTACGCCACTCAAAAACAGTATTTTCTAGTTATGCTGAAATCATGTGGAggtcataatttttcaaaatgcaCATATGAATCTGTAACCTAGCACAGTTTTGTTACTCCTGAACCGGGAATTTTAGATACTGTTCACTACTTAGATCTCAACTCTTTGCCAATGCCCTCGTTGTCCAGTGTTGTTGATAtgtcaatataattttaaatcgaAAGGTTTGACATCGATATTCAAATGTGTATATTTATTCGTGAACTAGATTGTTTGACCTAAATACACTTGGaacgtaaaaaaaaattgatcgtTAGCTCCAATATATCTatgaaacaaacaacaaaataacctAGTTTGAAGTAAAATTGATATCCATCAATATCTACATTGATATTTTAACCCTTGGTTGTAATAATAGTCTGCACTGGATATTTTTGCATTTCAAATGACTGTTATTTCTTTATTCGACCAGTTATTGATGGTTGATGGCAACGGAATACTCCATCCTCgaggtattttttttcttttcaaagtcCTTAGTGGTGGCATCCTCTCTAGTTTTTCGAATTGTTGTAATTGGCTATGGTGTTCTACAACTTCAAGCTTGATTGAATATCTGTAGTAATatgaaatatcaatataatatgCTATCTTGGAACACTGACCATTCCATGGGAGGAATGTGCAGGTTTTGGTTTGGCCAGTCATCTCGGCGTTCTTGCTAATTTGCCTACAATTGGAATTGGCAAGAATGTGAGTTTCGATTTCATATAACATGCCGttgatttaaatgtttaacCCCTTCAAGTATTCTGATGTGTTCTACAATGTCAATTTCAGCTGCATCATGTTGATGGTCTTACCCAGTCCAGCGTGAGGCAACTTCTTTCCGACGGCAAAAATAACGATTCTATAATAACTTTGAAGGGCATCTCTGGATGCATTTGGGGTGTggtaaatgatatataatcttttttagtAACTTAATTTGGATGAGTTCTTAATTTCATTGTTCACATGCTTTGCTACCATCCATAATAGAACAGCTTTGATATGGGAAATTTGCTTAAGCTTTTCCTCTCCTTTCAGGCTATGAGATCTACTGTTGATTCATTGAAGCCTATATATGTTTCAATTGGTCATCGTGTTTCGCTTGATACTGCCATCAGGATTGTTAAAATCACTTGCACATTTCGTGTTCCAGAACCTATCCGACAGGTAGAACATAAATTTGGTTGAAAGATATCCATAATGATTATGACTTCTTCATTATAAATTCTGCCGATAATTCTTATAATTCCTGTTATAGTTCACTTTTTAATCTAAATAGGTCGAGCTATGTTTTGTGTCAAAAAGAACCTGTTAATTGTTTCATAGGTTCATATGGTGGGTGgagtaaatatattattgatctTCCTCAACTTTCTTCCATGAACTGAATATCCAATGCTTGCTCTTGATTTATGACTTTTCTACTTAGTATTCATGTTTGAATCTTGCTTTAGGGTTGAGATATTGATGTGAGATCGCTAAGATGTGATGTTTACTTCATATATGATTCAGGCTGACATTAGATCAAGAGAATACCTCAGGAAATTTCAAATGGGAATGTTAAAAAGAACAACTTCATAGCAAAGGTAACTTTTTTAGTCATGTGCACCTGAgataatttatgttaaaaaaagtgtaaccATTACTAGTTATCATGTTTTTGGGAAGCAAACACTTATCTGAGATTTACTCcacatgaaaattttaataaattctatcattaagaaatgaagaaggatGATGGACTTGGGAGAAAATTAATGAAGGGGCCATCATTGGGTTCCATTGCCTGTGGGCTATACATAGTTAGGTCAACTGCAATAGGTCGTAGAAGAAAGACTAGAAAAGCTTAAGAACAATTATTGTTTGCTATGTCAGCATGTTCTTAAAAATAACGTAGAGTTCACAGACAACAACATTGTGGGTCcacaaatatttatgaattctAGTGTAAACAAAGGGATTACTAGAAATTCTCAATCAAGCTCATCCTTCCCTCCATTGAGCTTTGCCtagattattgtttttttttattgtcttggcattttcacttttaattttggaaacatattcatattttgtattttcttacacgataataataataataatttaaccaattttgatataaattaaCTTCGACATACTAAATTTAAGGACAACTACAGGTAAAAATATACACAATTCCATTTCCTTGAGTATGAATAAGAAAGTGGCctacataaaatttgtttgttaattaataatttcatgGCTGtgttcttttccttcttttcgtTCGtggtttaataaaaatttattctcCTAATTAAAAGGTCATTCTGTTGATTCTGATcttatatcatacatttagCTTTGTACTGAGTgctgttttcttattttgtggaCAAGGTGATTGCCTAATTGGTGTTGTCTTTGATTGAACCCATCAGATCAGATACAAAGACTCACCAAATTGCTGCAAGAAAGGTGGAGCAGATGAAAACATTGAAAGCTGCTCTCGGGTTGGGCACATTGGACGATAGTAAACAGGTTAAAGAAGAGATTTCTGACATGAATGAGTTAACAATTGCTTGAACTACAAAAGCCATCAACCAGGATGTAGGAAGGGACAATGAATGAAATGCCCCTCTCCTGTAAGTCGAGCTGCTTCGCCCCTATATTCTAATCTTTATCTTGTGCATGCACCGATTGAAAGACAGATGATTCTACTTCCTTTGTTTGGGGGAAAAAGATGATGACCTGCCAGCGGACTGGACTTCTGGTCGAGCAGCCGATTAAGATTCGCGCCAAAACGTCTTCCTTTTGATCTTCTGCCTTCGTGTATGTTCCCACTCATAGGTAAGGAATTCCACttgtcttcttttctttcctcccGGTAGTCTTTGTATTAATTTCATATGTGAAACAAATCTTCCTTACTTTCTTCAGCGAAACCTCggctttctctttcttccttttagtAGGCGTAGTCGGCTCTCAATTACGTCTTTTAGCCACTTTTCTTATCAATGAGAGGAATAGAAGAGAGGACCAGAATGCCATGAGAAGTCTGAATACTCTTTTTTGGaagataatttaattgaaaaaaaacatggcgttgaaaaaaaataacattttccCACACGGGTTCTGTTGAGAGTAAAGGAACCAAGAAGAAGCGCTTGATTGCCGATCATCCTCTTTCAACCAAGTGGGAATAGGAGATTAAGTATAATGCTTAGCTTAGACAGGTTTCTTTGTACTCTTTCATCCTAGTGATGGTGGAACTGAGAATGAAGATCGAACTCTCAGTCTGATTCAAGATCTTCTCTTTTGATTGTCATCCTTTGATTTGAATGACCAATCGATGAACTGAATTCATATGGCTAGTATGTATTCTTTCCATCAGTAGTCTGCGTGCAAGATAGAAGAGTTGGCCGAGCAGTAGAGGCCTCACCCTCTTCATGCGGATCAACAGGACCATAATCTACATCGAGGTTGACCCGACTAACCTTTTGAGTTTTAGagattaattttgtaattaattaaaaactatagtAAACGACAAACTCATTGACTTATAGTTGATGTAAAGAATATCATGCAGTGATACAATTTCGTATTCTTTTGATGAAACATTTCAAGGTATTAGGTTAAATTTTTGAAGTGTATAGTTtgattcttcatcttctcaattacaaataataataaaaagatttcAAGTTAAAATGCAACTTATAATTCGAATTACAAATTGTTCTTAcctataaattatttatgaaattttatcaaatttaatatgtgATGgggaaacttttttttctattattattattcaaaaattgtaaaactTACTAGTAAGATTGTAGTTTGgttgtgtaaaaaaatattaggaCAACCCTACAATAAAATAGGGAAGTGAGAAagtgttaaaatattattttccaaCCTTCTCactattcaataaaaaaattatagccTATTGTACGTGATTTATtgacataaataaagaaaacattttcataatttaagggaaaaaataaagttcaacagttaaaataaaactttctaaaattcaacgtttaaaataaaacttctaaaatgtCAAACGTATAATTGAACCAATTTCATACTTTAGGGACAATTTTGATCCTATAATATTAATATCCAAAAATGTTATAATGTCTTAGCactaatattatttaacttttatgggtaaaatattaatatccAAAAATGTTATAATGTCTTAGCactaatattatttaacttttatgggtaaaaaacaatacttcaTGTGAATATAGTATTaatacaaaaacatttttagaattaaataagaatttaGGAGAGTTTAACTCGGAAACTTAagttgaattaataaaaattgtcaacTAAATGTAGATTGAAGCCAATTCATTCATACTTTCTGACTCCACTTGTGGCCAATCACCCTTTCACTATGGTAATTTACTTCAACAACGGCCACCTTGACGATTACCTTGGGCAACCAATTTCATCGATTATCTCCAACGACTATTTTGATGTAAATTAGCTTTTGAAGTTGGTGTGTAACATCATTTTAACTTCAGAATCACATTACAAAACTTTGCGAGCATGTTGACTGAGCCTATTAAAATTCAGTCCTTGTAAACATGTAATATGACAATGGTCATAAATGTTCAATTATTTCATCTCAAGAATACTCAAAATTACGTTTCTTTTCTAAGAAAGAAGCAATGAGAAGCTGATAAGATGGGCCAAAAGCAATTAAAAGCTGCCAACCGTGGCAGCCACAGGATTGTAGGCTTCGACTCTACACAAAAATGGGTCAGCTAAAGCTCTAGGAAGAAGAAGCTTTAACCAAAGGATGAATAGTGAAAAACACAACTTCTAATTtctatatcatatattatcAACGGTGTAAAATTATCAGCCACGTTGTTCTAACCTCTTGAACGATCTCTCGATTCGGGACGACAAGAATGGCCTAAAGAGCTGTGTTGTAGTTAGAGAAAATGTGCAACAATCTTCCCAGAGTTTCTGGATAAAATTTCCTCGCAAACAGATGGCATGGTCTCTTCACTCCGTTCCATATGCAGGGCCTCAAAGTCATCCTCTTCTGTAGGATCAAAGCAAAAACCATTTTCACACACTTAAAcggtttttatatatatattcgtctattttcataaatcaagTTACAAGAGGcgatttattacttttttttcaagttttggagaaattaaagtaatttcaCTTTACTTGTTTATTACAACCACTTTcccaatttccattttttaatagTACATCatgtttttggaaaaaaaaaaaaaaacccaaccCGGTGACTCAACCCAAAAAtatttgggttgggttaacCCCTTATATAAAACAGATAGGGTTTGAACTTTGACCAATCCAAATTTCGAGTAGGTCCAAAGAAGACCCCTAACCCAACTCAACCTATGAAGCATAAAGCAAGTACGTGAACCTGAAAATTGACTCATATACAATCTTCCTACCATTAAGCATAAAGCTAATATCTCATcttcgtttttttctttttgactcTTCTACATGTGAAAATTGTCACGTCCAAACAAGCAGAGATGAGGCCaccaattttttattaggaGGCCAACTTTAATATggtaaatttatttaagtatAACATTCCAAATTATATTGAGACTTTGAGATCTTAGTATGTTCTTTATGGTGGGCCAATGGCTGGAAAAACTAACTGCAGAATccaggaagaaaaaagaaacaattacaTACCGGGACAGTAGTTGTAATGTGAATAATCTCGTCTATTGACTGCAAACACAATGACATTATCAAAACCAATGTTTTCATATACTAGAAGCATAAGTAtcaaaaagaagtaaaattattGGTCACGTACGGTGATATTCCTCAGAAGCTCATAGGTGACATCTTGAGTCCTATATGTTTTTGGATGCCACTTTCCCTCAGACCAATCAACATGCGTTACTGACCAATTTGCAATTCCACCAGGGTCAATCATCTGATGTGAAACAATAGATTATTCAGAGTAGACAGATAACAAAGCTATAATTGTCTAGAAAATGATCGTGTACTGACATGAAAAAGGGTTGGAAAATAGTGCTCATCGGCATAGCAGTTGGGGCCTTCCTTAGTTCGCTAAGAAAGTCGAGCAAGAGAAAAATAGGTCAAtgaatagaatttttttatgagtGATGActtgagaaagaaaagcacaGAATACTTGTGTATTAAATCTAAAgcaatcaaatcaaataaactagtaaacaaaaacaagaaagaactCATTAAATAGTGTAGGCATAAGACAACCAAGATAATATAATCCTTCGAAACGAAGCTGCAATGTTAATATATGACAGTCAAGCACGCACTTCGACACTCAATTATCCATTCGTAAGCAAAATATTCAGCCGACCTGCCTTCATAAAGCAAAAGATGGAAATGGAATAGACAAAAACATCAGCATACAAGGTAGATGAGTGCAACAAGAATTAATTAGATCGCTTCAGTATTGATTAGCTAGAGTCCTAAATAACATGAATAAAGCCAGAAGCACCATGTATTCGAgttcaaaatattgatttgatATAGACTTAAAGATTCTAAATCTCTGCCTGAGTTGACTGACAAGAAAGCAAGAATAAGTCATTTGCAAGCATAAGCATGAGCATAAAACAGAAGCAATCTGATAATCGATCTATCAGAGGTGTAAACAGGTTCGGTTGAGTTGGGTTTGGTTGTCGGGTTACCATCCCTATGTATCAactaatcttttcttttaccctattttctttagttaataataaaatatatattttatatgtataaaattcGGATTAGGTTGGGTTTAACTGAATTTTTCAACCCCCAACccaaaaaaaaccaaacttttgtacccaacccaacccacattttaaactaacccaacccaactcttataatatgggttgggta
Coding sequences:
- the LOC101213021 gene encoding endonuclease V; translated protein: MSEEEKQVKPYSEASTTSSVEIQNWIEAQDLLKKKLIKEDDLEGNGDDLKYVGGVDISFLKEDSSVACGTLVVMDLQTLQVVYDDFSLATVQVPYVPGFLAFREAPVLLELLERMKKRAPLLYPQLLMVDGNGILHPRGFGLASHLGVLANLPTIGIGKNLHHVDGLTQSSVRQLLSDGKNNDSIITLKGISGCIWGVAMRSTVDSLKPIYVSIGHRVSLDTAIRIVKITCTFRVPEPIRQADIRSREYLRKFQMGMLKRTTS